A segment of the Nostoc sp. TCL26-01 genome:
CGTAAGGAAGAATCTAGGTTTTGTGGCACATATTGAGATGTTTCATTCCGCTACGCTGCATTCAACATGACAAAGAAACAGACTTTTCAAACGTCCTCTTAGAATAGTAAAGAAAGCTCTCCTGTGTTTTGATACTAATGGGTGAGTAATTTATTGCTGATTTGCTACAAGCTAAATATCAGCAGTTCCGTGAAACTGGTAAGGGTGCGATGACAAGACGAGAAAACAATTCTTGGATAAACCGTGTTGCTGATGTCTGGAGAAAGACAACAGACGGTTTAGTGCAGAGTTTGCCCCTTGAACAGGTTTCACAGAGGTTTGTACAGTGGTTTAGTGTTGATGAAGCGGAAATTGCTGATATTTTAGAGAAAGTACGGGAAGAATTACCGACTACAGAAGCTTTATTGATTGGTAAACCGCAAGCAGGTAAAAGCTCAATTGTCAGAGGATTAACTGGTGTCTCATCTGAGATTGTGGGACAAGGGTTTCGTCCGCATACACAATATACTCAACGTTATGCTTATCCATCTGATGACTTACCCTTGTTAATTTTTACAGATACAGTCGGGCTGGGAGACGTTAACCAAGAAACTCAAGCAGTCATTCAGGAGTTGGTAGGAGATTTACAGCAGGAAAGTAGCCGGGTCAGAGTGTTGATTTTGACTGTGAAAATCAATGATTTTGCCACTGATACCCTACTACAAATTGCTCAAAATTTGCGTCAGCAATACCCTGAAGTTCCCTGTTTACTAGCAGTGACTTGTCTACACGAAGTATATCCCCCTGATGTGATCAATCATCCTCCATATCCACCAGACTACCCAGAAATCAACCGCACTTTCAGTGCTATTCAAACAGCTTTTGCTGGATTGTACGATCGCTCGATCCTGATCGACTTTACTCTAGAAGAAGACGGTTATGATCCAGTATTTTACGGTTTAGAGAGATTCCGCGATACCCTAGCAGAACTACTCCCAGAAGCAGAGGCGCAAGCTATTTATCAGCTATTAGATAAGCAAGTAAGTGAAAAACTCGGCAATCTCTACCGGGATGTAGGTAGACGTTATACTCTATCATTCGCT
Coding sequences within it:
- a CDS encoding GTPase family protein, whose protein sequence is MTRRENNSWINRVADVWRKTTDGLVQSLPLEQVSQRFVQWFSVDEAEIADILEKVREELPTTEALLIGKPQAGKSSIVRGLTGVSSEIVGQGFRPHTQYTQRYAYPSDDLPLLIFTDTVGLGDVNQETQAVIQELVGDLQQESSRVRVLILTVKINDFATDTLLQIAQNLRQQYPEVPCLLAVTCLHEVYPPDVINHPPYPPDYPEINRTFSAIQTAFAGLYDRSILIDFTLEEDGYDPVFYGLERFRDTLAELLPEAEAQAIYQLLDKQVSEKLGNLYRDVGRRYTLSFAVMAATLAAVLLPFATMPVLTALQVSMVTILGKLYGQTLSPSQAGGIVSAIAGGFLAQAIGRELVKFIPGFGSAIAASWAAAYTWSLGETACVYFGDLMGGNKPDPQKIQSVMQEAFEKAKERFKGI